ACCTTGGCGAGGCAGCAGTACTTCACCAGCGGCGGCGACGACGGCGGCGAAGCCATTGGGGTGCCGGTGTGGTTCATCGCCTCAAAGAGGGTGGAGAACTCCGACCTCGACACGCAGCAGAACCGCCTCTACCTTCCCACCGACTCCGTCGGGGCCAATCTCGTCGGCCTCCTCTCCCTGGAGGAGCGCACCATGGCCAGCCTCGTCGGCGACATCGGCCAGCCTAGTAAGCGGTGCCGCACGGAGGCAGCGGAAGAGGAGATGAGGGAGAAGCAGAAGGCGGCGGGGCGGGCGCACGGAGGGCTGCCAGTGCGGGTGTACGCACGGTGCGGGTTCGTGTTCTACCTTTGGCTGACTCTATGGGACGGAAGCGGTGACACCGTGATCCAGGGCCACGAGCTCAAGTTGTTCCGGTCATTCAGTTCGCTGAAGAAGGGTGAGGACATTGACGTTTGGGCCTTCCGCCGCCGCGGGGAACTTTGCTTTGCCATCGGGAGGCCATGAACTGCTAGCTGGACCACCTGCTACAATTTACTACTTTGTTCTGTTCTGTTCTGTTCTGTTCTGTATTATGAACACTTTTTTGGGATCTAAATCGTTAGTAAC
This genomic stretch from Zingiber officinale cultivar Zhangliang chromosome 7A, Zo_v1.1, whole genome shotgun sequence harbors:
- the LOC122001259 gene encoding uncharacterized protein LOC122001259, which encodes MTAKSESSSGDGEATPTVPEWVATLARQQYFTSGGDDGGEAIGVPVWFIASKRVENSDLDTQQNRLYLPTDSVGANLVGLLSLEERTMASLVGDIGQPSKRCRTEAAEEEMREKQKAAGRAHGGLPVRVYARCGFVFYLWLTLWDGSGDTVIQGHELKLFRSFSSLKKGEDIDVWAFRRRGELCFAIGRP